Proteins encoded in a region of the Zea mays cultivar B73 chromosome 4, Zm-B73-REFERENCE-NAM-5.0, whole genome shotgun sequence genome:
- the LOC103654246 gene encoding uncharacterized protein, with product MARLFQLPHAKAKFVLHIYTKFPARAISCHPDTTDRKAKLRPQPTPMYSFDLEQDHTAAAARTTATTTYQPCARGARSLQLSGAHHYHPGEQALRTAAAVRPRRAKSSSSRKHAPSSSRRSSTTVVATDVSNFRAMVQELTGFFPPPAAVFRPLPRRVHATSPSVAVAVAAGQGCGWERRGSHGSSEAANSSTAGGGSSPDEGPAVPPPLVVAPQPQFAPLGVFDGLPDLGSPEFGWWGDLSIDF from the coding sequence ATGGCACGATTATTCCAGTTACCACATGCCAAGGCCAAGTTCGTTTTACATATATACACGAAATTCCCTGCACGCGCCATTTCGTGCCATCCTGACACGACCGACCGGAAAGCAAAGCTGCGGCCTCAGCCCACGCCGATGTACTCCTTCGACTTGGAGCAAGACCACACGGCGGCGGCAGCGCGCACTACCGCCACGACGACCTACCAGCCCTGCGCCCGCGGTGCCCGCTCGCTCCAGCTCTCCGGCGCCCACCACTACCACCCCGGCGAACAAGCACTCCGGACCGCCGCCGCCGTGCGGCCACGGCGCGCCAAGAGTAGCAGCAGCAGGAAGCACGCGCCGTCGTCGTCGCGCCGCTCCTCGACCACCGTGGTGGCGACCGACGTGAGCAACTTCCGGGCCATGGTGCAGGAGctcaccggcttcttcccgccgCCTGCCGCGGTCTTCCGGCCGCTGCCGCGCAGGGTGCACGCGACCAGCCCcagcgtcgccgtcgccgtcgccgcggGGCAAGGGTGTGGCTGGGAACGCCGTGGAAGTCACGGAAGCTCGGAGGCCGCAAACAGTAGCACTGCCGGCGGTGGCAGCAGCCCCGACGAGGGACCGGCCGTGCCGCCGCCTCTGGTGGTGGCGCCGCAGCCGCAGTTCGCGCCGCTGGGCGTGTTCGACGGCCTGCCCGACCTCGGGTCGCCGGAGTTCGGCTGGTGGGGAGATCTGTCCATCGATTTTTAG
- the LOC103654247 gene encoding TPR repeat-containing thioredoxin TTL4 → MVAMTEPRDPPTGCAMFGIYSGLFRRRRSASMTSLHRIDEAPAVAPLANPAHHQKPAVHHDASSLARRPNAVPVPAAQNGAVARAAPPAANGRGRTVTKAVNGAGGPRPAVEPAAEYTGMAAELDRMILDHQRVKGTTQLVRATSGNMMLHRNLGNLNAGATGTAVRSPVVERGGTAAANERKAPPNGYASSGMGNIVREPRTPAAAGELCRALSHRTDPEKLKEMGNEEYRQGHYEEAVALYDQAIMMDARRPAYWSNKAAALAALGRLIEAVADCKEAVRIDPSYDRAHHRLGGLYLRLGEADKAIYHLKQSSNESASADVSRAQSVKSRIAKSNDARRLKNWFTVLQEAQAAASDGADCAPQVMALQAEALLRLQRHDEADSLLSSAGAPRFGVDESTKFFGTFGHAYFLIVRAQVDMAAGRFEDAVATAQTAFQLDPSNREVAVVQRRAKAAAAARLRGNDLFKAAKFVEACAAYGEGLDREPGNAVLLCNRAACHAKLGRHEKAVEDCSGALVVRPSYSKARLRRADCNVKLERWEASLRDYQVLIQELPENEDVKKALSEVEAKLKDQRNGAAAARSQH, encoded by the exons ATGGTCGCCATGACGGAGCCGCGTGACCCGCCGACCGGCTGCGCCATGTTCGGCATCTACAGCGGACTGTTCCGCCGTCGCCGCTCCGCATCCATGACCTCCctccaccggatcgacgaggcccCGGCCGTGGCGCCGTTGGCGAACCCGGCGCATCATCAGAAGCCCGCCGTGCACCACGACGCATCCTCCCTCGCGCGCCGCCCCAACGCCGTGCCCGTGCCGGCGGCGCAGAACGGCGCCGTCGCCCGCGCCGCGCCACCGGCGGCGAACGGCAGGGGCAGGACAGTCACCAAGGCGGTGAACGGCGCCGGCGGCCCGAGGCCCGCCGTGGAGCCCGCGGCGGAGTACACGGGCATGGCCGCGGAGCTGGACAGGATGATCCTCGACCACCAGAGGGTCAAGGGCACCACGCAGCTGGTGCGCGCCACCTCGGGCAACATGATGCTGCACCGCAACCTCGGCAACCTGAACGCGGGCGCCACCGGCACGGCAGTGCGCAGCCCCGTAGTAGAGCGCGGCGGCACCGCGGCGGCGAACGAGCGGAAGGCGCCGCCCAACGGGTACGCGTCCTCCGGTATGGGCAACATCGTCAGGGAGCCCAGGACGCCGGCAGCGGCGGGCGAGCTGTGCCGGGCGCTGTCGCACCGCACGGACCCCGAGAAGCTCAAGGAGATGGGCAACGAGGAGTACCGGCAGGGCCATTACGAGGAGGCTGTGGCGCTCTACGACCAGGCCATCATGATGGACGCGAGGCGACCGGCGTACTGGAGCAACAAGGCGGCCGCGCTCGCCGCGCTCGGGCGGCTCATCGAGGCCGTCGCCGACTGCAAGGAGGCCGTCCGGATCGACCCTTCGTACGATCGCGCTCACCACCGGCTTGGCGGCTTGTACCTCAG ATTAGGAGAAGCTGACAAAGCCATCTACCACTTGAAGCAATCTTCCAACGAATCCGCGAGCGCAGACGTTTCCCGTGCGCAGTCGGTGAAGAGCCGCATCGCTAAGAGCAACGACGCGCGAAGGCTCAAGAACTGGTTCACGGTGCTCCAAGAAGCGCAGGCCGCCGCGTCCGACGGCGCCGACTGTGCTCCACAG GTGATGGCGTTGCAAGCCGAGGCGTTGCTGAGGCTGCAGCGGCACGACGAAGCGGACTCGCTTCTCAGCAGCGCCGGCGCGCCGAGGTTCGGTGTCGACGAGTCGACCAAGTTCTTCGGCACCTTCGGCCACGCCTACTTCCTCATCGTGCGAGCCCAGGTCGACATGGCTGCTGGCAG GTTCGAGGACGCGGTGGCGACGGCGCAGACGGCGTTTCAGCTGGACCCGAGCAACCGGGAGGTGGCGGTCGTGCAGAGGAGGGCCAAGGCGGCGGCCGCGGCGCGGCTGCGTGGCAACGACCTCTTCAAGGCCGCCAAGTTCGTGGAGGCGTGCGCCGCGTACGGCGAGGGCCTCGACAGGGAGCCCGGCAACGCCGTGCTGCTCTGCAACCGCGCGGCGTGCCACGCGAAGCTCGGGCGGCACGAGAAGGCCGTCGAGGACTGCAGTGGCGCGCTCGTCGTGCGCCCGTCGTACAGCAAGGCGAGGCTCAGGAGGGCCGACTGCAACGTCAAG CTGGAGAGATGGGAAGCGTCCTTGAGAGACTACCAGGTGCTGATCCAAGAACTGCCGGAGAACGAGGACGTGAAGAAGGCTCTCTCTGAAGTCGAAGCCAAGCTCAAGGACCAAAGGAACGGGGCTGCAGCAGCCAGATCTCAGCACTGA